From Triticum aestivum cultivar Chinese Spring chromosome 4A, IWGSC CS RefSeq v2.1, whole genome shotgun sequence, a single genomic window includes:
- the LOC123081610 gene encoding uncharacterized protein, with product MSNISPSFSAPTLLATSSSFRHFFPLGSTKKAKPVLPSTRPEPPMHRIDITHFINFKLDLAANNYAEWTRKFYAILAKYDCAHHVDHESDPRLQDAKWRNDDLTIVLWFYATICDELYQVVREPENTAYTVWDKLYTFFRDNQPGWAIHIREELSATEQGDMTVAAYCNRIKALADALDASEPVSDDMWTLQMIRGLNNRFHVLATTLPMHRPFPTFIQARSMLLLEEINLNACDRAKGSSTITIGTNTGSNSTPGRSNNGNQGDRNAFSNTWPGQSAQPQQRPWMGYFAPWGAPFPLLRQPPHTQRAPQNARGVLNPRPSAPTQGYSLLNSMASIFMPSPLSRDQFSVIDRAPGNTSSTPPPTMTSTWTMPLIACDGLQSHQGNHREI from the exons ATGAGCAACATCTCTCCTTCATTCAGCGCCCCCACCCTTCTGGCCACGTCCTCCTCCTTTCGTCATTTCTTTCCCCTCGGCAGCACCAAGAAGGCCAAGCCTGTCCTCCCCTCTACCCGTCCTGAGCCTCCTATGCACCGCATCGATATTACCCACTTCATCAATTTCAAGTTAGATCTCGCCGCAAACAACTACGCTGAGTGGACGCGGAAGTTCTACGCTATCCTCGCCAAATACGACTGCGCCCACCATGTCGACCACGAGTCTGATCCCCGTCTTCAAGATGCCAAGTGGCGCAACGACGATCTGACCATTGTGTTGTGGTTCTATGCTACCATTTGCGACGAGCTCTATCAAGTGGTGAGGGAGCCGGAGAACACCGCGTATACCGTTTGGGACAAGTTGTACACCTTCTTCCGGGACAACCAGCCCGGATGGGCCATCCACATCCGCGAAGAGTTAAGCGCCACCGAGCAAGGAGACATGACGGTGGCCGCCTACTGCAATCGGATTAAGGCCCTCGCCGATGCCCTCGACGCAAGTGAACCAGTTAGCGATGATATGTGGACATTGCAAATGATCCGAGGACTCAACAACCGCTTCCATGTGCTGGCAACTACTCTTCCCATGCACAGGCCTTTTCCTACCTTTATCCAGGCCCGTTCCATGTTGTTGCTGGAAGAAATCAATCTTAATGCATGTGACAGGGCCAAGGGATCCTCCACCATCACCATTGGCACCAACACCGGCTCCAACTCCACCCCCGGTAGAAGCAACAATGGGAATCAAGGCGATCGCAACGCTTTTTCTAACACCTGGCCTGGACAGTCGGCACAACCGCAACAACGACCCTGGATGGGCTACTTTGCGCCATGGGGGGCGCCCTTCCCGTTGCTGAGGCAGCCGCCGCACACTCAGCGGGCCCCTCAAAACGCCCGCGGCGTCCTCAACCCACGCCCATCTGCTCCAACTCAGGGATACTCGTTGCTCAACTCCATGGCATCCATCTTTATGCCGTCGCCTCTTTCGCGGGACCAGTTCTCCGTGATCGACAGGGCGCCCGGCAACACAAGCTCCACCCCTCCTCCGACAATGACTAGTACATGGACTATGCCGCTAATCGCATGTGACGGGTTGCAGAG CCACCAAGGGAATCATCGGGAGATCTAG